Below is a window of Flavobacterium sp. CFS9 DNA.
ATTTTTTGAGTTAAAAAAGTACAACAACCAAAGGTTTATCTCAAGTTTTTATTTTACAAACATTCCCGAAAACAACATTTTTTTGTCAAAATTCAACGTTGTTTTGTAAGGCCCATTTTTTATTTCAATATAGTTTGCGAATTTTAAACCTTCATAATCAATTATTGAATTTTTGTCGAATAATTTGACAACATCTTCGAATTTCATACCTGTTTTCAATCCGTTTTCAAATGAAATTTCAACTTTTCTAAAGTCGTTTATGGCATACCCTATAATTTGGTTTTCTTTCCTGTTTTCAGGATTCTTTTTACTTGCGGACAAATAAAAATAGAAATCGTGATATTCATTTTTATACATCATTTCATTTATATTTCCGGTACTTCCATCAATTTCTACCATTCGTTCAAAATTTTTGTTGGTTTGAGATTCTACAAAATCGTATTCGGTTGATTTTCCAATAATTAGATTATTTACATTCCAGTTTTTATCGATTTTTATGATGGGCTTATTTTTAGTATTTTCGGGTTTTGTTGTGCTCTTCATCAATTCTTGGGTGTATTTTTCGTTCTCGCAACCTCCAAAATCAAGAAGTCCGTTAAAAGTGTCCCAATAACAAGTTTTAGATAAATTGGTACTGTTTAAAATAATGAGTCTGTCATAATCGGGTGCGAAAAAAATATATTTGTTTTCCTTTTTCAGGTTCCAATATAAACCATTATCTGTATTTGGATTTTTTGTGCCTCTGCCATATTTTAACTCTATTTTCTTTAAAATTTGCGATTTTAAACCCGGATTTTTCATTTCTATTCTAAGTCCGTAAATTTTATTTTCGGCATTAAAATTTTGTAAAGTGTTCGTTAATTCATTTTCATTTTTCACTGGTTTTAAATCAATATGAGCACCGCCAAATCTTGAAATACTGTCTGTTTTGAGTTTCTCGGCGTTAATTTGAAAGATGATTTTCTGTCCGTCCAGATCAATTCCTTCAAAACTATATTTTTCTGATTTTTTTACGTCAATTAATAGACAAAACGGATATTCTACAGTTTCAACGCCAATAAGTAAATTATCATTAAAATCTACCACATTTTTTATTGGTTCGTTTAGATTTAATTTTAGCAAATCAATTTTCTTTTGTCCATTACAAGAAATCATAAAGGGTAAAATGGCAAGTAGTAAAAGTTTTTTCATAAAATAGGCAAAAAGGTTAAAAAAATCAATATCAGTGCTAATCAAAATATTCAAAATCAATTAATTATACCTCTATTCCATAAGTTTAATGCGTAGTTTCTAAAAACTTTTGGGCTTTTTTCAAATGCGGAATCAAATTTATAATTGCCACCTTCAAATGTTTTTTCTCCGTTATCGTCAATTCCTACCTGAACCTTACTTTCTCCGCGCATGGCAAATTTTTGTTTTCCTTCATACATGATAATTTTCATTTCGCAAGGACTCACATCGCCATGGCATACAATTTTGTACATTAACCAAACTTCGGCAATTCCGTTATGGTTTAAATCCGTAATTTTAAAGGTATTTTTAACAAACGATGCCACAATATCAACCGGACAATCAGCGATGTAATCATATACTTTCCAAGTTTGAATTACCTGATTGTTTTTTACTAAAAAATGGTACCCAAATAATTCGGCATCGCCACTTTCGTCAAATTCATGCTGAAATTTTTCATTTCTGCTATTTCCTGTTTCTGTGGTAATTACAATATTATCACCCAATTTATCTTTCCATCGAACGGCATCTTTTATGAATCCTTCATATTTTAATGATTTTGGAAATTGTGAAGAATCAATATCCATTATCTGTAAATCTTCGTTTTTCGGCTCAATTGCTTTTTCGTTTTCAGATCCTATTTTAAGCTGTTTTGTTTCTTGTTTGCAACTGATTAAAATTGCACTCAATAATATCAAAATTAAAATTCGTTTTTTCAT
It encodes the following:
- a CDS encoding M949_RS01915 family surface polysaccharide biosynthesis protein, coding for MKKRILILILLSAILISCKQETKQLKIGSENEKAIEPKNEDLQIMDIDSSQFPKSLKYEGFIKDAVRWKDKLGDNIVITTETGNSRNEKFQHEFDESGDAELFGYHFLVKNNQVIQTWKVYDYIADCPVDIVASFVKNTFKITDLNHNGIAEVWLMYKIVCHGDVSPCEMKIIMYEGKQKFAMRGESKVQVGIDDNGEKTFEGGNYKFDSAFEKSPKVFRNYALNLWNRGIIN